The nucleotide window CCGAATTCAAGGGGTGGGTCTGCTTTAAAGAAAAACGTAAAATTGATATCCCGGCAATTTTATTGTTTGCCGATACCTACCCGCCTCCGGTTTTTGCAAAGTTTGGCCCTTCGACATGGGTTCCTACCATTGAGTTATCCGTTAATATCAGGAAAGTTCCCGATACCCTGATATTGAAAGGCATATTTAAAAGCCGGTTTGTCAGTGGCGGTCTTGTGGAGGAAGACGGGGAATTGTGGAATACCCATGGTGAACTTGTAGCTGTTTCCAGGCAGATTTCAAAATACAGGAAAATAAAAGAGTAATGCTTAAAATATAAAAAAAGCAGTCGCCATATTATGAGTTGTCAATAAAAAAAGTTATGTATGATTAATGTTTTTTCTGTTGGAAATTTCTCTTTTGAAACGGTTAATTCCCTTGACTTGTTTCTTCCTTAAACGTATCTTTTAAGAACAGCCCGACACAGTGTGGGTGTTCTTAAGCGCAGACAAAAACTATTTTTATTTATCGAAAAAAGCAAATGCCGAAGATAAAATAAAATCCTGATACGGGATTTGATTTGTCTTTAATATTGAGAAACTAAAATCAAATCAAAGGTGACAACATGACGGAAATTATTTTTGAGTTTCTAAACAAAATCGGATTCACTCATCCTCTTCATCCTGCATTAACTCATATTCCCATGGGAATGGTAATGGGAGCGGTCATTTTCCGGCTGGCCTCTTTTCTGCCCAAATTGAGATTTCTGGCAAAAACGGGGTATCATTGTGTTGTGTTAGGGCTTTTAGGGGTGTTTCCAACCGCTTTTACAGGTTACCTGGACTGGCAGCATACCTATATGGGGCAGTGGGAATTTTTGATTGTTTTGAAAATGATTCTTGCAGTTATTCTGACTGTTGTCCTTGCGATTATTGTCATTACAGATGATCCTGAAAACCCTAAGTTTGATAAAAAGACGCTTTTTTATATTGTTATCGTTTTTTTGGCCGTCGGTCTTGGATTTTCAGGCGGTGAACTTCAATATGGATAATAAGGAGTAATACTCATGACGAAAAATTATTTTATTATTTCAATTGCGGCAACTGTATTTTTTTTAAGTTTGTTGCCGTTGTACGCAATGGACTACCAGCATACCCTTGAAGTAAAAGATATGCAATTTTCATGGACCATTGAAGGAGAACAGATCCATGTCCAAATGTCAGCAAAGACAACCGGCTGGGTAGCGGTTGGATTTGATCCGGAAAAGGCCATGCAGGGAGCCAATATTATTATTGGCGCGGTCAAGGAGGGTAAGTTCAAAGTTGAAGATCATTATGGCAACAGGAAAAGAGGGCACAAAAGTGATGAGGAAATGGGAGGGAAAAATGATGTACTGAATCCTGCAGGCTCAGAAGCAGACGGGATCACAACCATTTCATTTTCATTGCCCCTGGATACGGGTGACGCCTATGATAAACCCATTAAACAGGAAGGAACAACAAAAGTGATGCTGGCTTATGGTGCAGGAAAAGATTCTTTCAGAAACCGCCATCCCTTTCGTACCATTTATGAAATTAATTTTTCAACTGGTGAAAACAAGAAGATTAAATGATACCCGTAAGATCCAGCCC belongs to Desulfobacula toluolica Tol2 and includes:
- a CDS encoding DUF2231 domain-containing protein, producing MTEIIFEFLNKIGFTHPLHPALTHIPMGMVMGAVIFRLASFLPKLRFLAKTGYHCVVLGLLGVFPTAFTGYLDWQHTYMGQWEFLIVLKMILAVILTVVLAIIVITDDPENPKFDKKTLFYIVIVFLAVGLGFSGGELQYG
- a CDS encoding DOMON domain-containing protein, with the protein product MTKNYFIISIAATVFFLSLLPLYAMDYQHTLEVKDMQFSWTIEGEQIHVQMSAKTTGWVAVGFDPEKAMQGANIIIGAVKEGKFKVEDHYGNRKRGHKSDEEMGGKNDVLNPAGSEADGITTISFSLPLDTGDAYDKPIKQEGTTKVMLAYGAGKDSFRNRHPFRTIYEINFSTGENKKIK